One stretch of Saccharopolyspora erythraea DNA includes these proteins:
- a CDS encoding cysteine desulfurase: MTVQPPRTPGASTTNARDTATPLDVAAIRSDFPILGRTVRENRPLVYLDSGATSQRPRQVLDAERSYVETSNAAVHRGAHQLAEEATDAYEGARAKIARFIGAGVDEVVFVKNATEGVNLVAYAMSNAATSGAEAERFRLGPGDEVVVTEMEHHANLVPWQELCRRTGATLRWFGVTPEGRLDLSDVDGVITERAKVVAFSHQSNVLGTVNPVEPLVARARQVGALTVLDACQSVPHKPVDFGALDVDFAVFSGHKMLGPSGVGVLYGRKELLAAMPPFITGGSMIEMVHIDRSTYAEPPQRFEAGVPMTSQVIGLGTAVDYLSVVGMERIAEHERRLTEPALRELSAVEGVRIIGPLSTEDRGGTVSFVVEGVHPHDVGQVLDDRGVEVRVGHHCAWPLHRAMGVPATVRASFYLYNELDEVKALVDAVREAQRFFGVA; this comes from the coding sequence ATGACCGTTCAGCCTCCTCGCACCCCTGGTGCGAGCACCACCAACGCACGGGACACCGCCACGCCCCTGGACGTCGCGGCGATCCGCTCGGATTTCCCGATCCTGGGGCGCACGGTGCGCGAAAACCGTCCGCTCGTCTACCTGGACTCGGGCGCGACCTCGCAGCGTCCCCGCCAGGTGCTCGACGCGGAGCGCTCCTACGTGGAGACCTCCAACGCCGCGGTGCACCGCGGCGCGCACCAGCTCGCCGAGGAGGCCACGGACGCCTACGAGGGCGCGCGCGCCAAGATCGCCCGCTTCATCGGGGCCGGCGTCGACGAGGTGGTGTTCGTCAAGAACGCCACCGAGGGCGTCAACCTGGTCGCCTACGCCATGAGCAACGCCGCCACGTCCGGGGCGGAGGCCGAGCGCTTCCGCCTCGGACCGGGCGACGAGGTCGTGGTGACCGAGATGGAGCACCACGCCAACCTGGTGCCGTGGCAGGAGCTGTGCCGCCGCACCGGCGCCACGCTGCGCTGGTTCGGCGTCACCCCGGAGGGCAGGCTCGACCTGTCCGACGTCGACGGAGTGATCACCGAGCGGGCCAAGGTCGTGGCCTTCAGCCACCAGTCCAACGTGCTGGGCACGGTCAACCCGGTCGAGCCGCTGGTGGCGCGGGCCAGGCAGGTCGGCGCGCTCACCGTGCTCGACGCCTGCCAGTCGGTGCCGCACAAGCCGGTCGACTTCGGCGCCCTGGACGTGGACTTCGCGGTGTTCTCCGGGCACAAGATGCTCGGCCCCTCCGGGGTCGGCGTGCTCTACGGCCGCAAGGAGCTGCTGGCGGCGATGCCGCCGTTCATCACCGGCGGCTCGATGATCGAGATGGTGCACATCGACCGCTCCACCTACGCCGAGCCGCCCCAGCGCTTCGAGGCCGGGGTGCCGATGACCTCCCAGGTCATCGGGCTGGGCACGGCCGTGGACTACCTGTCGGTGGTCGGCATGGAGCGCATCGCCGAGCACGAGCGCCGCCTCACCGAACCGGCGCTGCGCGAGCTGTCGGCGGTCGAGGGCGTGCGGATCATCGGCCCGCTGAGCACCGAGGACCGCGGCGGTACGGTGTCCTTCGTGGTCGAGGGCGTGCACCCGCACGACGTCGGCCAGGTGCTGGACGACCGGGGCGTCGAGGTCCGCGTCGGCCACCACTGCGCGTGGCCGCTGCACCGCGCGATGGGGGTCCCGGCCACCGTCCGGGCCAGCTTCTACCTCTACAACGAGCTCGACGAGGTGAAGGCGCTGGTGGACGCGGTGCGCGAGGCGCAGCGGTTCTTCGGCGTGGCGTGA
- a CDS encoding MOSC domain-containing protein, with protein sequence MPASHVGAVSVLRRYPVKSMFGEVVESCEVTERGIAGDRAYALLDVATGRIASAKNPRLWRALPTIRAGHDGDHVAMTLPAAAPRTSLSTADPAGAGAALSAYLGREVALVNRKPGGATLQRSDPDEVLASGLDAEVHIEENEFGSLAPPGTLVDAAPVHLITTATLAAIDEHAGSPVDPVRYRPNIVIDTPHLRGFAENDWSQRYVRIGAEVMLRVIVGTPRCAIPTLAHGDLPVDREALRIPARHNTITTERYGRGAVAGVYAEVVRPGRIRCDDRVELDTDERV encoded by the coding sequence ATGCCAGCAAGTCACGTCGGCGCCGTATCGGTGCTGCGCCGCTACCCCGTCAAGTCGATGTTCGGCGAGGTCGTCGAGTCCTGCGAGGTGACCGAGCGCGGGATCGCGGGCGACCGGGCCTACGCGCTGCTCGACGTCGCGACGGGCCGCATCGCGAGTGCGAAGAATCCGCGCCTGTGGAGGGCGCTTCCCACCATCCGGGCCGGCCACGACGGCGACCACGTCGCGATGACGCTGCCCGCGGCCGCGCCGCGGACGAGCCTGTCGACCGCCGACCCGGCCGGGGCCGGCGCCGCGCTCAGCGCCTACCTCGGCCGCGAGGTCGCGCTCGTCAACCGCAAGCCGGGCGGGGCCACGCTGCAGCGCTCCGACCCGGACGAGGTGCTGGCGAGCGGCCTGGACGCCGAGGTGCACATCGAGGAGAACGAGTTCGGTTCCCTCGCGCCGCCAGGGACTCTGGTCGACGCCGCACCGGTGCACCTGATCACCACCGCGACGCTCGCCGCGATCGACGAGCACGCCGGGTCGCCGGTGGATCCGGTGCGGTACCGGCCGAACATCGTCATTGACACGCCGCATCTGCGCGGTTTCGCGGAGAACGACTGGTCGCAGCGGTACGTGCGCATCGGTGCCGAGGTGATGCTGCGCGTCATCGTGGGCACTCCGCGCTGCGCGATCCCGACGCTGGCCCACGGCGACCTGCCGGTCGACCGCGAGGCGCTGCGGATTCCCGCGCGGCACAACACCATCACGACCGAGCGCTACGGCCGGGGCGCGGTCGCCGGGGTCTACGCCGAGGTGGTGCGTCCCGGGCGGATCCGGTGCGACGACCGGGTGGAGCTGGACACCGACGAACGGGTGTGA
- a CDS encoding metal-sulfur cluster assembly factor, with amino-acid sequence MTDETQVQTEDDVQRGVEGMPEPAAPKADLAAVEDVEEALRDVVDPELGINVVDLGLVYDVRVEEDNSATVDMTLTSAACPLTDVIEDQARAALTGGPGGGLVNDFRINWVWMPPWGPEKITEEGREQLRALGFTV; translated from the coding sequence ATGACCGACGAGACCCAGGTCCAGACCGAGGACGACGTCCAGCGCGGCGTGGAAGGCATGCCGGAGCCGGCGGCTCCCAAGGCCGACCTCGCCGCGGTGGAGGACGTCGAGGAAGCCCTGCGCGACGTGGTCGACCCCGAGCTCGGCATCAACGTCGTGGACCTCGGACTGGTCTACGACGTCCGCGTCGAGGAGGACAACTCCGCGACCGTGGACATGACGCTGACCTCGGCGGCCTGCCCGCTCACCGACGTCATCGAGGACCAGGCGCGGGCCGCGCTGACCGGTGGTCCCGGTGGCGGGCTGGTGAACGACTTCCGCATCAACTGGGTGTGGATGCCGCCGTGGGGACCGGAGAAGATCACCGAGGAAGGCCGCGAGCAGCTGCGCGCTCTCGGTTTCACGGTCTGA
- the sufU gene encoding Fe-S cluster assembly sulfur transfer protein SufU, whose translation MQLEQMYQEIILDHYKNPHRHGLREPYDAESFQVNPTCGDEITLRVRLDGEGSDAVVEDVSYAGQGCSISQASASVLTDLVVGRTVGEAFRTQAAFGEMMQGRGQVEPDEDVLEDGIAFAGVAKYPMRVKCALLGWMAFKDAVSSVGVEEAS comes from the coding sequence GTGCAACTGGAGCAGATGTACCAGGAGATCATCCTGGACCACTACAAGAACCCGCACCGGCACGGGCTGCGCGAGCCCTACGATGCGGAGTCCTTCCAGGTCAACCCGACCTGCGGGGACGAGATCACGCTCCGGGTCCGGCTGGACGGCGAGGGCTCGGACGCGGTAGTCGAGGACGTCTCCTACGCGGGGCAGGGCTGTTCGATCAGCCAGGCCTCGGCGTCGGTGCTGACCGACCTGGTGGTCGGCCGCACCGTCGGGGAGGCGTTCAGGACCCAGGCCGCCTTCGGGGAGATGATGCAGGGTCGCGGGCAGGTCGAGCCCGACGAGGACGTCCTGGAGGACGGCATCGCCTTCGCCGGGGTGGCCAAGTACCCGATGCGCGTGAAGTGCGCGCTGCTGGGTTGGATGGCTTTCAAGGACGCCGTCTCCAGCGTCGGTGTGGAGGAGGCGTCATGA
- the add gene encoding adenosine deaminase, with protein MSSASIDQFVTALPKVELHVHLEGSMQPPLLLALAEKHGIAGFSRSLREIREWYEFRDFPHFLDVYRRAVEVLRDEEDFAALAFDTARTLAAQNVRYAEVHFSLSDHLLRGIPAPVVFAGIEHGRKRAERESGIRLRWIPDFAGDYGAEAGERTLDGVIAHGPQTVLGFGVGGLEVERDQFREVFARARAAGLHSLPHAGETRGPDRVWSAIRALGAERIGHGIGSVADAELIAHLRDTQLPVDVSPTSNLRTGAVRALPRGSSESLWQSGGTEHPLPWMLEQGLLVTLNSDDPPMFGTDLSGEYRAAHRMGLDQAALVRLARNGVRASFLPERDKTALLAEIDAVASRQAQR; from the coding sequence GTGTCCTCAGCATCGATCGACCAGTTCGTCACCGCGCTCCCGAAGGTGGAACTGCACGTCCACCTCGAAGGTTCCATGCAGCCCCCGCTGCTGCTCGCACTCGCCGAGAAGCACGGCATCGCCGGGTTCTCCCGTTCGCTGCGGGAGATCCGCGAGTGGTACGAGTTCCGCGACTTCCCGCACTTCCTCGACGTCTACCGGCGGGCGGTGGAGGTGCTGCGCGACGAGGAGGACTTCGCCGCGCTGGCGTTCGACACCGCGCGCACCCTCGCCGCGCAGAACGTGCGCTACGCCGAGGTGCACTTCAGCCTCTCCGATCACCTGCTGCGCGGCATCCCCGCCCCGGTCGTCTTCGCCGGGATCGAGCACGGCAGGAAGCGGGCCGAACGCGAGAGCGGCATCCGGCTCCGCTGGATACCCGACTTCGCCGGGGATTACGGCGCCGAGGCCGGCGAGCGCACGCTCGACGGCGTCATCGCGCACGGGCCGCAGACGGTGCTGGGCTTCGGTGTCGGCGGCCTGGAGGTCGAGCGGGACCAGTTCCGCGAGGTCTTCGCCCGGGCCAGGGCCGCCGGTCTGCACAGTCTGCCGCACGCCGGTGAGACCCGCGGCCCGGACCGGGTGTGGTCGGCGATCCGCGCGCTGGGCGCGGAACGCATCGGCCACGGCATCGGGAGCGTGGCCGACGCCGAGCTCATCGCCCACCTGCGGGACACCCAGCTCCCGGTGGACGTCTCCCCCACCTCGAACCTGCGAACGGGCGCGGTGCGGGCGCTGCCCCGTGGGTCTTCCGAGTCGCTGTGGCAGTCCGGCGGGACCGAGCACCCGCTGCCGTGGATGCTCGAGCAAGGGCTGCTCGTCACCCTCAACTCCGACGATCCGCCGATGTTCGGCACCGACCTGAGCGGCGAGTACCGGGCCGCGCACCGGATGGGACTCGACCAGGCGGCGCTGGTGCGGCTGGCCCGCAACGGCGTCCGGGCGTCGTTCCTGCCCGAACGCGACAAGACCGCGCTGCTCGCCGAGATCGACGCGGTGGCCTCGCGGCAGGCGCAGCGCTGA